In the Helianthus annuus cultivar XRQ/B chromosome 11, HanXRQr2.0-SUNRISE, whole genome shotgun sequence genome, one interval contains:
- the LOC110890339 gene encoding TBC1 domain family member 15 → MMNMCRKDPGLPTDSFYEIRAGCTDVPSTKFRIKAGKTLSVKRWRSAFTPEGYLDISKCLSRIYHGGIHPSIRGEVWEFLLGCYDPKSTFDEREKIRQRRRDQYAEVKESCSRMFPVVGSGKFITARVITSNGDPVQDPVVLLETNLEHLPTPQSQESVPDTVDSREHDKDIIQWKLALHQIGLDVVRTDRSLTFYEKQENLAKLWDVLAVYAWYDKDVGYGQGMSDICSPMIMLLEHEADAFWCFERLMQRLRGNFRCTGNSVGVEAQLDILANVNQVVNPKLHHHLEHLGGGGYLFAFRMLMVLFRREFSFGDSLYLWEMMWALEYDPELFSLFEGAETHNKYDAHKPTRKSRRQYGKYERRNRRNRAGSRSKSGAESGASLPISVFVVASVLKDRSDKLLREARGLDDVVKILNDISGNMDAKKACRGAMKIHKKYLKRQKS, encoded by the exons ATGATGAACATGTGCCGGAAAGACCCCGGACTACCCACTGATTCCTTCTATGAAATTCGAGCTGGATGCACCGATGTTCCTTCAACCAAGTTTAGGATCAAG GCTGGAAAGACTCTCAGTGTAAAAAGGTGGCGGTCAGCGTTTACCCCCGAAGGTTATCTTGATATAAGCAAGTGCCTTAGTCGAATTTATCACGGA GGAATTCATCCATCAATTAGAGGAGAAGTGTGGGAATTTCTTCTTGGTTGTTATGATCCTAAAAGCACATTTGATGAACGGGAAAAAATACGACAAAGGAGAAG GGATCAATATGCTGAGGTGAAAGAATCTTGCAGCCGTATGTTTCCTGTTGTTGGAAGCGGCAAGTTCATCACTGCACGTGTGATCACATCAAACGGGGATCCAGTTCAAGATCCAGTTGTACTGTTGGAGACAAATCTTGAACACCTTCCGACACCACAATCTCAAGAAAGTG TTCCAGACACAGTGGATTCTCGGGAGCATGATAAGGACATAATTCAATGGAAGCTTGCCCTACATCAAATAG GTCTTGACGTGGTTCGCACGGACAGGTCACTGACGTTTTACGAGAAGCAAGAGAATCTTGCAAAACTTTGGGATGTTCTTGCTGTTTATGCTTGGTATGATAAAGACGTTGGTTATGGTCAAG GAATGAGTGATATTTGCTCCCCAATGATTATGCTTCTTGAACATGAAGCAGATGCATTTTGGTGCTTTGAACGATTAATGCAGAGATTG AGAGGGAATTTCAGGTGCACGGGCAACTCTGTGGGGGTTGAAGCACAACTTGACATCTTGGCTAATGTAAATCAAGTTGTTAATCCTAAACTTCACCACCATCTAG AACACCTTGGTGGAGGCGGTTATCTATTCGCATTCCGGATGCTTATGGTGTTGTTTCGGAGAGAATTTTCTTTTGGCGATTCATTGTACTTGTGGGAG ATGATGTGGGCTTTAGAGTATGATCCCGAATTGTTCTCATTGTTTGAGGGAGCGGAAACACACAATAAATATGATGCTCACAAACCAACACGAAAATCCAGACGACAATACGGCAAGTATGAGAGACGAAACAGGAGAAATCGGGCTGGGTCCAGAAGCAAATCCGGGGCCGAGTCGGGTGCATCGCTTCCCATATCTGTCTTCGTTGTAGCGAGTGTCCTCAAGGACAGGAGTGACAAGTTATTGAGAGAAGCTCGGGGACTAGACGACGTTGTGAAG ATACTAAATGACATTTCTGGGAATATGGATGCCAAGAAAGCTTGCAGAGGAGCTATGAAAATTCACAAAAAGTATCTAAAAAG GCAAAAATCATGA